In one window of Brassica rapa cultivar Chiifu-401-42 chromosome A07, CAAS_Brap_v3.01, whole genome shotgun sequence DNA:
- the LOC103845931 gene encoding serine/threonine-protein kinase STY8, whose amino-acid sequence MKNTDESESSGSRAVVASPSHENPRHYRMKLDVFGEVLQRLQESSYQEASLPDFEDQLWHHFNRLPARYALDVKVERAEDVLTHQRLLKLAEDPATRPVFEVRDVQVSPRNSADSDPALEDDAQSSSKPHGKGILATPTFGSSTNFEAITQGSKIVEDDDSSVNATLATRPMHEITFSTIDKPKLLSQLTSLLSELGLNIQEAHAFSTVDGFSLDVFVVDGWSHEETDGLKDALGKEILKLKDQLGSRQKAISFFERDNSNNYMIPACIEIPTDGTDEWEIDVKQLQIEKKVASGSYGDLHRGTYCSQEVAIKFLKPERVNAEMLREFSQEVYIMRKIRHKNIVQFLGACTLSPTLCIVTEFMARGSIYDFLHKQKFAFKIQTLLKVAVDVAKGVCYLHQNNIIHRDLKTANLLMDEFGLVKVADFGVARVQIESGVMTAETGTYRWMAPEVIEHKPYSHKADVFSYGIVIWELLTGHIPYAYLTPLQAAVGVVQKGLRPKIPKKTHPKVKGLLQRCWNQDPKDRPEFEEIIEMLQQIMIEVGDEDPADKDKHCLGFLQAAFRKPRY is encoded by the exons ATGAAGAACACAGACGAGTCGGAGAGTTCCGGAAGCAGAGCCGTCGTGGCTTCTCCGTCCCATGAGAACCCTAGACACTACCGCATGAAGCTCGACGTCTTCGGTGAAGTCTTACAGCGACTCCAAGAATCTAGCTACCAAGAAGCCTCTCTCCCTGATTTCGAGGATCAACTCTGGCACCATTTCAATCGCCTTCCTGCTCG GTATGCTCTCGATGTTAAAGTTGAGAGGGCGGAAGATGTTCTCACGCATCAGAGATTGCTGAAACTTGCGGAGGATCCTGCAACTAGACCTGTGTTTGAAGTTCGTGATGTACAG GTTTCTCCGAGAAACTCTGCTGACTCTGACCCTGCGTTGGAGGATGATGCTCAAAGCTCTAGCAAACCACACGGGAAGGG GATTCTTGCAACTCCGACTTTTGGCTCCTCTACTAATTTTGAGGCTATTACTCAGGGGAGTAAAATTGTTGAAGATGATGATAGTTCTGTTAATGCAACATTGGCTACTCG ACCGATGCATGAGATTACCTTTTCTACCATCGATAAGCCTAAACTCCTTAGTCAG CTTACTTCCCTGCTTAGTGAGCTTGGATTGAACATTCAAGAGGCTCATGCTTTCTCCACTGTGGATGGTTTTTCTTTGGATGTCTTTGTTGTTGATGGTTGGTCTCACGAG GAAACAGATGGTCTAAAGGATGCATTAGGCAAGGAGATACTGAAGCTTAAG GATCAACTTGGTTCAAGACAGAAGGCTATTTCTTTCTTTGAGCGTGACAATTCAAACAACTACATGATACCCGCCTGCATTGAGATACCCACAGATGGAACTGACGAGTGGGAAATTGACGTGAAACAGCTCCAAATTGAAAAGAAAGTGGCATCTGGTTCATATGGGGATCT GCATAGAGGCACTTATTGCAGTCAGGAGGTTGCTATCAAATTTCTCAAGCCTGAGCGTGTAAACGCGGAGATGCTTAGAGAATTTTCTCAAGAAGTCTATATCATGAG GAAAATCCGACACAAAAACATTGTTCAGTTTTTGGGTGCATGCACACTATCTCCGACCCTCTGTATTGTGACTG AGTTTATGGCTCGGGGGAGCATTTATGATTTTCTTCACAAGCAGAAATTCGCTTTCAAGATTCAAACATTGCTTAAAGTTGCAGTTGATGTTGCAAAAGGAGTGTGCTATCTGCATCAAAACAATATCATCCACAGGGACCTTAAGACTGCAAATCTGCTCATGGATGAATTCGGA CTTGTCAAGGTTGCTGATTTTGGAGTTGCCAGAGTACAGATTGAATCAGGGGTGATGACAGCTGAAACAGGGACATATCGATGGATGGCTCCGGAG GTGATTGAACACAAACCGTACAGTCACAAAGCAGATGTGTTCAGTTATGGGATAGTGATATGGGAACTTTTGACTGGTCAT ATCCCATATGCTTACTTGACTCCACTACAAGCGGCTGTTGGCGTTGTTCAGAAG gggCTTAGACCGAAGATACCAAAGAAGACACACCCAAAAGTGAAGGGACTTCTACAGAGATGCTGGAACCAAGACCCAAAAGACAGACCAGAGTTTGAGGAAATCATAGAAATGCTTCAACAGATAATGATTGAG GTTGGAGATGAAGACCCTGCAGATAAGGACAAGCACTGTCTTGGTTTCTTACAAGCGGCCTTCCGAAAGCCTCGTTACTAG
- the LOC117126680 gene encoding uncharacterized protein LOC117126680 produces the protein MSSTPHDSPLHDSPIHDSPLHDSPIHDSYLHDSLQLDSNEFCTTLKLPGRVYEAVETPDNPKAIIHHSKIDYIEKVEDILGKEEFSFIENSHIGSILKLVKRNRVQFSEELFHFLMQRRVLTQGEDLWFTFSDQPMRFSLREFHLTTGLRCEEDQTITEPLFKIMKKPYIWMLGKIDKFTVRTLYEMFKKKARSMPTLERLSLGTAILTEAVIMAENPSSKIPRDRLQRYMNYRSHKIAWGKTAYRILMRSVKSLSASSWTGDSYEVSGFALAINLWAMSSVNVLGKSLGKPCETSSSSDPLCLHWDSTRTPTIAEVLELEKINNVEVSTVIGLAEEYKHLVGATHSDDADFHSVVKLVQQGYKMRRSDWEKGFVDMFVATEDIGQQRKTKDEDAEHGEDLNHNEDEEEKKDEEEKTDEEENKDEEYQKDKEQRKDKNHSMSNSEKLDKLIQMVRDLDKRVVMIQNVLGVKFNDSSPNKEDCENGASSGDRRSAQDYENEEDTINEEANSDDKKNAPDDENEEDTIAEAANSEDTIAEEANSGDGRSALDDENEKEICDEEAKSGTEHQREEENILGEIETTQKITQDEDTEKLESESCLKQTSQVTSPTPTFNTPNFDTRVSSPNPTFTSPKFDLLSQESHSGKGTNEVFYKAL, from the exons ATGTCGTCTACTCCTCACGATTCTCCTCTACACGATTCTCCTATACACGATTCTCCTCTTCACGATTCTCCTATTCATGATTCTTATCTTCACGATTCTCTACAA TTGGATAGCAACGAGTTTTGCACAACCTTGAAATTGCCTGGGAGGGTTTATGAAGCTGTAGAAACACCAGATAATCCCAAAGCGATAATCCATCACTCAAAGATTGATTATATCGAGAAGGTGGAAGATATATTAGGAAAAGAAGAGTTTTCTTTCATAGAGAACTCTCACATTGGGAGCATTTTGAAGTTGGTTAAAAGGAATAGGGTTCAATTTTCAGAAGAGTTGTTCCATTTTCTAATGCAGCGAAGAGTATTGACGCAAGGAGAGGATCTCTGGTTTACTTTCTCGGACCAGCCTATGAGGTTTTCACTAAGGGAATTTCATCTGACAACAGGCTTACGTTGTGAGGAAGATCAGACAATAACAGAGCCGCTGTTCAAAATAATGAAGAAGCCATACATTTGGATGCTGGGCAAGATTGATAAGTTTACGGTGAGAACGTTATATGAAATGTTTAAAAAGAAAGCACGAAGCATGCCAACACTAGAAAGATTATCCCTTGGAACAGCAATACTCACAGAAGCGGTAATTATGGCAGAAAATCCGAGTTCTAAAATCCCGAGAGACAGGTTGCAGCGTTATATGAACTATCGCTCACACAAGATTGCTTGGGGTAAAACTGCTTATAGAATCTTGATGAGAAGTGTAAAAAGTTTGAGTGCAAGTTCCTGGACAGGAGATAGTTATGAAGTGAGTGGTTTTGCGCTAGCCATAAATCTGTGGGCAATGTCATCAGTGAATGTGCTTGGTAAATCTTTGGGAAAGCCATGCGAGACATCCTCTTCTTCTGATCCGTTGTGTCTACATTGGGACTCAACAAGAACTCCGACAATAGCTGAAGTGTTAGAGCTGGAGAAGATAAACAAT GTTGAGGTTAGCACAGTGATTGGATTGGCTGAGGAATACAAACATTTGGTGGGGGCAACACATAGTGACGATGCTGACTTTCACAGTGTTGTGAAactagttcaacaaggataCAAAATGAGGAGAAGCGATTGGGAGAAAGGTTTTGTGGATATGTTTGTTGCAACAGAAGATATAGGTCAACAACGCAAGACAAAAGACGAAGATGCAGAGCATGGTGAAGATCTGAACCAtaatgaagatgaagaggaaaagaaagatgaagaggaaaAGACAGATGAAGAGGAAAATAAAGATGAAGAGTATCAAAAGGATAAGGAgcaaagaaaagataaaaatcATTCCATGTCTAACAGCGAGAAACTTGATAAGCTAATCCAAATGGTTCGTGATTTGGATAAGCGAGTAGTAATGATCCAGAATGTTTTAGGAGTTAAG tttaacgACAGTTCACCAAACAAAGAAGATTGTGAAAATGGAGCTAGTTCTGGTGATAGAAGAAGTGCAcaagattatgaaaatgaagaagatacaATTAATGAAGAAGCAAACtctgatgataaaaaaaatgcaccagatgatgaaaatgaagaagatacaATTGCTGAAGCAGCAAACTCTGAAGATACAATTGCTGAAGAAGCAAACTCTGGCGATGGAAGAAGTGCACTGgatgatgaaaatgaaaaagagatATGTGATGAAGAAGCAAAATCTGGTACAGAGCATCAAAGGGAAGAAGAGAATATTCTTGGGGAAATTGAGACTACACAAAAAATCACTCAAGACGAAGACACAGaaaaacttgaatcagaaaGTTGCTTGAAACAAACGTCGCAG GTTACGTCGCCTACTCCAACATTCAATACTCCAAACTTTGATACAAGg GTTTCATCGCCTAATCCAACATTTACGTCTCCTAAGTTTGATCTCCTTTCCCAAGAAAGTCATAGTGGAAAGGGTACAAATGAGGTAttttataaagctttataa